A window of the Williamwhitmania taraxaci genome harbors these coding sequences:
- a CDS encoding TetR/AcrR family transcriptional regulator, translating into MEEKKEYYLIEIGKLFLKYGVSGITMEEIATRIGISKKTIYNYFENKAEIVELIIQQRFKNDNEAMWETITQGKNAIEILVRITNQMKETIREVPPFVRRDLMKHFPLQLEKIGRNHKNNVFEGVRKNILMGIYQDIYRSNINVELIARYYVNSLDQFIREEVMAGTEIPIDAYYDEILSYHIHGIATAKGVTILEEIINPTK; encoded by the coding sequence ATGGAAGAGAAAAAGGAGTATTACCTCATAGAAATTGGCAAGCTGTTCCTAAAATACGGCGTGAGTGGTATTACCATGGAGGAAATTGCCACTAGAATTGGTATTTCAAAGAAAACGATCTACAACTATTTTGAAAACAAGGCCGAAATTGTTGAACTTATAATTCAACAACGTTTTAAAAACGACAATGAGGCCATGTGGGAAACTATTACCCAAGGGAAAAATGCCATTGAAATCCTAGTGCGAATTACAAACCAAATGAAGGAAACAATTCGGGAAGTGCCACCATTTGTTCGTCGCGACTTAATGAAACACTTCCCGCTCCAATTAGAAAAAATTGGCCGAAACCACAAGAATAATGTTTTTGAAGGCGTTCGAAAAAATATTCTGATGGGTATTTATCAAGATATTTATCGCTCCAATATTAATGTTGAACTTATTGCCAGATACTATGTTAACTCTCTCGACCAGTTTATCCGTGAAGAGGTTATGGCTGGCACCGAAATACCCATAGATGCCTACTACGATGAAATTCTGTCCTACCACATTCATGGTATCGCCACGGCGAAA